A genomic stretch from Shewanella sediminis HAW-EB3 includes:
- a CDS encoding 2-oxoacid:acceptor oxidoreductase subunit alpha, whose amino-acid sequence MTRCESINEFVVRFANTNGTGSASANNMFAKAIMRMGLPVSAKNIFPSNIQGMPTWFEVRISEKGYLGRRGGAPEMVVAMNAQTLSEDIDSVRAGGYLLYDSSSMLPQRLEREDITFLGMPISEICRTEYSDQRQRQLFKNVIYVGAMAALLGLDFQVLRQLVSEQFKGKDKLIRPNLYALELGFQFAAKQFSCPLAIHLERRELVGDKIMVDGNTACALGAVYGGATVVGWYPITPSTSVIEKFSSYCQRLRIDPASGQKNYAIVQAEDETAAIGVALGAGWNGARAFTATSGPGISLMTEFLGLAYFAEVPLVLIDVQRAGPSTGMPTRTQQSDMLTCAYASHGDSKQVLLIPSSPYECFEFSALAFDLADRLQTPIIVMTDLDTGMNHHLSRPFGWDDAHKYDPGKVLDAGALDEVAAFARYADIDGDGICYRTLPGTHPKKGAFFTRGTSKNKLAGYSEKTEDYTNNMERLAHKFATAATLLPEPVIQLNAKPASVGLVFYGSTLEAIPEAVALLAEQGVKANTMRVRGFPFCAQVLDFIDSHERVFVIEQNRDGQLRTLLCNELMIDPAAMTPVLHYDGLAITGEFIADSVEEQLSAQTNRVAG is encoded by the coding sequence ATGACCCGATGTGAATCAATTAACGAATTTGTGGTGCGCTTTGCCAACACTAATGGCACAGGATCTGCCAGCGCTAACAACATGTTCGCCAAGGCCATCATGCGAATGGGGCTTCCGGTAAGTGCTAAGAATATCTTCCCATCTAACATTCAAGGTATGCCCACCTGGTTCGAGGTTAGGATCAGTGAGAAAGGCTATCTGGGGCGTCGCGGCGGCGCGCCAGAGATGGTGGTGGCCATGAATGCTCAGACCCTGAGTGAAGATATCGACTCGGTGCGCGCCGGTGGTTATCTGCTGTATGACTCAAGTAGCATGTTACCTCAGCGTCTGGAGCGAGAGGATATTACCTTCTTGGGGATGCCAATCTCCGAGATCTGCCGCACCGAGTACAGCGATCAACGGCAGCGACAGCTCTTTAAGAATGTGATCTACGTAGGCGCTATGGCTGCTCTATTGGGCCTCGACTTTCAGGTGCTCAGGCAGTTGGTGTCGGAACAGTTTAAGGGAAAAGATAAGCTTATCCGTCCAAACCTGTATGCCCTGGAGCTTGGTTTTCAATTTGCGGCTAAACAGTTTAGTTGTCCGTTAGCCATACACCTCGAACGCAGGGAGCTGGTGGGCGACAAAATTATGGTCGACGGTAACACGGCCTGCGCTCTGGGGGCGGTTTATGGCGGTGCCACTGTTGTTGGTTGGTATCCCATCACCCCCTCTACCTCTGTTATCGAGAAGTTTTCCTCATATTGCCAGCGCTTGCGCATCGACCCTGCCAGCGGTCAAAAAAATTACGCCATAGTACAAGCAGAAGATGAAACCGCGGCCATCGGAGTTGCCTTGGGAGCCGGTTGGAATGGGGCAAGGGCATTCACCGCCACCAGTGGCCCCGGGATCTCACTGATGACCGAGTTTTTAGGGTTGGCCTATTTTGCCGAAGTCCCTCTGGTGCTTATCGATGTACAGAGGGCTGGACCTTCGACCGGCATGCCGACCCGTACCCAGCAGTCAGATATGTTGACCTGTGCCTATGCCTCTCACGGCGATAGTAAGCAGGTACTCTTAATCCCATCGTCGCCATATGAATGTTTCGAGTTTAGCGCACTGGCATTCGATCTCGCCGACAGGCTACAGACGCCAATCATAGTGATGACAGATCTCGATACCGGCATGAATCATCATCTGAGTCGTCCCTTCGGGTGGGATGATGCTCATAAATACGATCCGGGTAAGGTACTCGATGCCGGGGCGCTGGACGAAGTTGCCGCCTTCGCTCGTTACGCCGACATCGATGGCGATGGGATCTGCTATCGCACCCTGCCGGGAACCCACCCTAAGAAGGGCGCCTTCTTTACCCGAGGTACTTCAAAAAATAAGTTGGCTGGGTATTCTGAGAAGACTGAAGATTACACCAATAATATGGAGCGCCTGGCCCATAAATTTGCCACCGCAGCCACACTTCTGCCCGAGCCCGTGATTCAACTTAATGCTAAGCCTGCATCTGTTGGGTTAGTTTTCTACGGCTCGACGCTGGAAGCGATTCCTGAAGCTGTAGCGCTGCTAGCCGAGCAGGGGGTAAAAGCCAATACCATGCGTGTCAGAGGATTTCCATTCTGTGCGCAGGTGCTCGACTTTATCGATAGTCATGAGCGGGTGTTTGTTATCGAACAGAACAGAGACGGACAGCTCAGGACGCTACTATGCAATGAGTTGATGATAGACCCGGCGGCTATGACACCGGTACTTCATTACGATGGCTTAGCCATTACGGGTGAGTTTATTGCCGATTCTGTGGAGGAACAGTTGTCGGCGCAAACCAACCGAGTGGCAGGTTAA
- a CDS encoding NAD(P)/FAD-dependent oxidoreductase, protein MSSVPHAESYYAASANDKVERPQLADNVEADICIIGAGYTGLSTAIHLLELGFSVTVLEAARIGWGASGRNGGQIVNSFSRDIDSIEKTVGKESGKLFGEMAFEGSRIIKELIHKYNIQCDLKEGGVFAAINPKQMGHLEAQKALWEKHGHMGHLELLDGKGIRSVVDSERYVGGLLDKSGGHIHPLNLALGEAHAVESLGGKIFEDSAVIKVEQGDNPVVHTAKGSVKAKFVVVAGNAYLNGLMPQLQAKSMPCGTQVVTTEPLSDELAASLLPQDYCVEDCNYLLDYFRLSGDKRLIYGGGVVYGARDPADIEAIIRPKMLETFPQLKDVKIDYTWTGNFLLTLSRLPQVGRIGDNVYYSQGCSGHGVTYTHLAGKILAEAIHGQATRFDAFASLPHYPFPGGHMFKIPFSAIGAWYYTMRDRLGI, encoded by the coding sequence ATGAGCAGTGTACCTCACGCAGAATCCTATTATGCAGCTTCAGCAAACGATAAAGTTGAACGTCCTCAATTGGCAGACAATGTTGAGGCCGATATTTGTATCATAGGCGCCGGTTATACCGGGTTATCGACGGCGATACACCTGTTGGAGCTTGGCTTTAGTGTCACAGTACTGGAAGCCGCGCGTATTGGTTGGGGCGCATCGGGCCGCAACGGTGGTCAGATAGTGAATAGCTTCAGTCGTGATATTGACTCGATTGAAAAAACCGTAGGTAAAGAGAGCGGCAAGTTGTTTGGCGAGATGGCATTTGAAGGCTCGCGCATCATCAAAGAATTGATCCACAAGTATAATATTCAGTGCGATCTTAAAGAAGGTGGTGTATTTGCTGCGATAAACCCCAAGCAGATGGGCCATCTCGAGGCGCAAAAAGCGCTGTGGGAGAAGCACGGCCATATGGGGCATCTCGAGCTACTCGATGGGAAAGGGATCCGTTCCGTCGTCGACTCTGAGCGCTATGTCGGTGGACTGCTCGACAAGAGTGGCGGACATATTCACCCACTCAATCTCGCCTTAGGGGAGGCTCATGCGGTCGAGTCATTGGGCGGCAAGATATTTGAAGACTCGGCGGTGATTAAGGTCGAGCAGGGGGATAACCCGGTCGTACACACGGCTAAAGGTTCGGTAAAAGCTAAGTTTGTGGTGGTGGCTGGTAATGCCTACCTCAATGGCCTGATGCCACAACTGCAGGCTAAGTCTATGCCTTGTGGCACACAGGTGGTGACCACTGAGCCGCTCAGTGATGAATTGGCGGCGAGCTTGTTACCTCAGGATTATTGTGTCGAGGATTGTAACTATCTGCTCGATTATTTCAGGCTGTCGGGTGATAAGCGCCTCATCTATGGTGGTGGGGTGGTATACGGTGCGCGGGATCCTGCCGATATAGAAGCCATAATCCGCCCTAAGATGTTGGAGACCTTCCCTCAACTTAAAGATGTGAAGATAGATTACACCTGGACGGGGAATTTCCTGCTGACCCTGTCACGCCTGCCACAGGTGGGTCGTATTGGTGATAACGTCTACTATTCACAGGGCTGCAGCGGACATGGCGTGACCTATACTCATCTGGCGGGCAAAATATTGGCCGAGGCGATACATGGACAGGCGACCCGGTTCGATGCCTTTGCCAGCCTGCCTCATTATCCGTTCCCCGGCGGACATATGTTCAAGATCCCCTTCAGTGCCATAGGTGCTTGGTACTACACCATGAGGGATAGACTGGGGATCTGA
- a CDS encoding 2-oxoacid:ferredoxin oxidoreductase subunit beta, with the protein MSYRKPQFRHPRLEVNDLGLTHRDYEGALSTLCAGCGHDAITAAVTQACAELSLPPHRIAKISGIGCSSKAPNYFLNHAHGFNTVHGRMPSVATGANMANRDLIYLGMSGDGDSASIGFGQFAHVVRRRLNMLYMVANNGVYGLTKGQLAATAEQGMKNKAGEASLFTDIDLCVSALQFGATFVARSFSGDKAQLVPLIKAAISHKGFAFIDIISPCVTFNNNPDSTRSYDYVHDHIVTAAVADFVPVKQEIRCENGDADSEDICLHDGSILRLSRIQPDYDAHDRLHAMARIEQVKAEGKILTGLMYIDPEADDYHEINQTTDTPLNALKQETLCPGNHVLQTINESFR; encoded by the coding sequence ATGAGTTATCGAAAGCCCCAGTTCAGACATCCACGTCTGGAGGTGAACGATCTAGGTTTAACTCACAGGGATTATGAGGGAGCCCTCTCGACCTTGTGTGCTGGTTGCGGACACGATGCCATCACCGCCGCGGTGACGCAGGCCTGCGCCGAGTTATCACTCCCGCCTCATCGGATTGCAAAAATATCCGGCATTGGCTGCTCCTCCAAGGCGCCTAACTACTTCCTCAATCACGCACATGGGTTTAATACCGTACATGGCCGTATGCCGTCGGTGGCAACAGGTGCGAATATGGCGAACCGAGATCTGATCTATCTGGGGATGTCGGGCGACGGAGACAGTGCGTCTATCGGCTTTGGTCAGTTCGCCCATGTGGTTCGCAGACGACTCAATATGCTCTACATGGTTGCCAATAATGGTGTCTATGGTTTGACTAAGGGGCAACTTGCCGCGACGGCGGAGCAGGGGATGAAAAATAAGGCTGGAGAGGCCAGTCTGTTTACCGATATCGACCTGTGCGTCAGTGCGCTGCAGTTTGGCGCCACCTTTGTTGCTCGCAGTTTTTCCGGTGATAAGGCTCAACTCGTGCCCCTTATTAAGGCGGCGATAAGCCATAAGGGCTTCGCCTTTATCGATATCATCTCCCCCTGCGTCACCTTCAATAACAACCCTGATTCGACTCGCTCCTATGACTATGTCCATGACCATATAGTCACGGCGGCGGTCGCCGATTTTGTGCCGGTGAAACAGGAGATCCGCTGTGAGAATGGTGATGCCGATAGCGAAGATATCTGTTTACATGACGGTTCTATATTACGCCTGTCCCGGATCCAGCCTGATTATGACGCCCATGATCGTCTGCACGCTATGGCCAGAATTGAACAGGTGAAGGCCGAAGGTAAGATATTAACGGGGTTAATGTATATAGATCCGGAAGCCGATGATTATCATGAAATTAACCAGACTACCGATACCCCTCTCAACGCCCTGAAGCAGGAGACACTCTGCCCGGGGAATCATGTATTACAGACCATAAATGAGAGCTTCAGATAA
- a CDS encoding FAD-dependent oxidoreductase: protein MKKTDTSHYRHFLKVVDCQQACPAHTPVPEYIRLIADRKYTQAYMLNWESNVFPGILGRVCDRPCEPACRRGRVEDDPVAICRLKRVAADYKGEIQALLPEIPRTKNGKHIALIGAGPASLTVARDLLPLGYKITLFERDLQAGGMMRSQIPAFRLPEAVLDEELDLILQMGLKVRFGVAIDSMKSMLEEIFDVVFVGTGAPKGRDVRIPGRQEAKEHLTLGIDWLASVAFGHTRSIGERVIVLGGGNTAMDCCRTAKRLGGKQVKVVVRSTFDAMKASPWEKSDAGEEGIEIIPNHTPIEFVMEAGEFKGVLFEELNSSYDEKGKRTLTPTGNTVMMECDDVLIAIGQDTAFPWIERDIGIEFNEWQQPVLDEASLQSSLPTVFFGGDAAFGPKNIITAVAHGHKAAISIDLLCHGKDPVLERPVSDFNLVSQKMGIHEWSYHNKIKLDSRYPVPRLDWQEAIEKLTSEVELGYDEKLALDEAHRCFNCDVHTIFSEDICIECSACEDVCPVDCINFIPAHAEDTEVRDPIVVNRLRVSDINPEQELFVSAPLKTGHLMIKDEDVCLHCGLCAERCPTGAWDMKKFILNNVKAAIE, encoded by the coding sequence TTGAAAAAAACAGATACTTCCCACTACCGACACTTTCTCAAAGTGGTTGACTGCCAACAAGCCTGCCCTGCCCACACGCCGGTGCCCGAATATATTCGTCTGATTGCCGACAGAAAATACACTCAAGCCTATATGCTCAACTGGGAATCAAATGTCTTTCCCGGTATTTTGGGACGGGTCTGTGACCGTCCCTGTGAGCCTGCATGTCGTCGGGGACGTGTCGAAGACGATCCGGTGGCTATCTGCCGTTTGAAGCGTGTCGCGGCAGATTATAAGGGGGAGATACAAGCTCTGTTGCCGGAGATCCCCCGAACGAAGAACGGTAAACATATCGCCCTGATCGGTGCCGGTCCCGCCTCACTAACGGTCGCCCGGGATCTACTGCCGCTGGGTTACAAGATCACACTATTCGAACGTGATCTCCAGGCTGGTGGCATGATGCGAAGCCAAATTCCGGCGTTTCGCCTACCGGAAGCCGTTCTCGATGAAGAGCTGGATTTGATTCTGCAAATGGGACTCAAGGTTCGCTTTGGCGTTGCCATAGATAGCATGAAATCCATGCTTGAGGAGATATTTGATGTGGTCTTTGTGGGGACCGGGGCGCCGAAAGGTCGGGATGTCAGAATCCCGGGTCGCCAGGAGGCAAAGGAGCATCTGACTCTGGGGATTGACTGGTTAGCCAGCGTTGCCTTTGGCCACACCCGTAGTATCGGCGAGCGGGTTATTGTTCTGGGGGGAGGTAATACAGCCATGGACTGCTGTAGAACCGCTAAACGCCTGGGGGGCAAACAGGTAAAGGTGGTGGTACGTTCGACTTTTGATGCGATGAAGGCTTCTCCCTGGGAGAAAAGCGATGCCGGCGAGGAAGGAATAGAGATAATCCCAAATCACACGCCCATAGAGTTCGTCATGGAAGCGGGGGAGTTTAAGGGCGTGCTATTCGAGGAACTTAACTCCAGTTATGACGAGAAGGGGAAGCGTACGCTGACTCCAACGGGCAATACTGTGATGATGGAGTGCGATGATGTCTTGATCGCAATAGGACAGGATACCGCCTTCCCCTGGATAGAGCGTGATATTGGAATTGAATTCAATGAATGGCAACAGCCGGTGCTCGATGAGGCTTCATTGCAATCGAGCTTACCTACGGTCTTTTTTGGTGGCGATGCCGCCTTTGGCCCAAAAAATATCATTACCGCAGTGGCTCACGGACACAAGGCTGCCATCTCAATCGACCTGCTATGTCATGGTAAAGATCCTGTCTTAGAAAGACCTGTCAGTGATTTCAACCTTGTCAGTCAGAAGATGGGTATTCATGAATGGAGTTATCACAATAAGATAAAGCTGGATTCACGCTATCCGGTGCCGCGTCTCGATTGGCAGGAGGCGATAGAGAAACTGACGAGTGAGGTCGAATTAGGCTATGACGAGAAGCTTGCTCTTGACGAAGCCCACCGTTGTTTTAACTGCGATGTTCATACCATCTTCAGTGAAGATATCTGTATCGAATGCTCCGCCTGTGAAGATGTCTGCCCGGTGGACTGCATTAACTTTATCCCGGCTCACGCAGAGGATACAGAGGTAAGAGACCCCATAGTCGTGAACAGGCTCAGGGTCAGTGATATTAACCCTGAGCAGGAACTTTTTGTGTCAGCCCCACTGAAGACGGGCCATCTGATGATCAAGGATGAAGATGTGTGTCTTCATTGTGGATTGTGTGCAGAGCGCTGTCCTACTGGAGCCTGGGACATGAAAAAATTCATATTAAACAATGTAAAGGCAGCGATCGAATGA
- a CDS encoding methyl-accepting chemotaxis protein, producing the protein MKHLPISTKLLWITSALFLAIVTILSVTLWWALSSKNAEIANEVQEVLHQETRAKLEARAGEYGEMIAGFINEAYRIPYSFAATIEQSSGTEHLTREGLEVSVAAVLKKNSQLSSMYAQFEANGFDGNDAQYLSGTSHSVAGAGSLELYFVRNDDGSVTQEAVDDAAEKYVTTLNEFGIREAEWYLCAKDSKRPCLMEPYLYEVTPGHNALMTSLTVPVMKDGKFTGLVGADLNLPIFQKLIKELSGELYQGKAKVTLLSSKGLIVAASHYDKMARPVKEAMSADLAGQLRNLHKGERYFENDVEIAVAYPIDIPLSGSTWSLVIEVPREEAFKTAMALNDQMQAMAQSLGSLQLTLGAVVSVIAVFSIWLVIRSIISPLRMIQSRVENLASAEGDLTQSIEVESHAELIALGKGFNAFLTKLRLLIVELKQLASQSQQESLTVANIAQQTRDSVNGQYGEIESVVTAVNQMSATALEVAKASEQTAMETDAMSQNVKQSEHSLMTAMECVTTMSEESLQAKEAVGRVSTSSDNISSIVEVIRSIAEQTNLLALNAAIEAARAGEQGRGFAVVADEVRALASKTQTSTDDITQLISSLQMEVSSASDVIDSGAVKAQQAVAQTEEALASINAMVAQIDEVSSQVTHIATAAEEQSAVTEEVNKNITGISDSASDLARLAGEALDSSTNLADLVKSQHEQLGRLKT; encoded by the coding sequence ATGAAACATCTGCCCATCAGTACCAAGTTACTCTGGATCACCTCAGCGCTGTTTCTGGCGATTGTGACTATTTTATCCGTCACCTTGTGGTGGGCCTTGAGCAGCAAGAACGCTGAGATTGCCAATGAGGTGCAGGAAGTTCTCCATCAGGAGACCAGAGCGAAACTGGAAGCCAGAGCCGGTGAGTATGGTGAGATGATTGCGGGGTTTATTAATGAAGCTTACCGCATCCCATATTCGTTTGCGGCAACGATTGAGCAGTCTTCGGGTACAGAGCATTTAACCCGGGAAGGGTTAGAGGTCAGTGTCGCTGCCGTGTTAAAGAAGAATAGTCAGCTGTCATCTATGTATGCACAATTTGAAGCCAATGGTTTCGATGGTAATGACGCTCAATACCTCTCTGGAACGAGCCACAGTGTGGCGGGGGCGGGGAGTTTAGAGCTGTATTTCGTGCGTAATGATGACGGCAGTGTCACTCAGGAGGCGGTGGATGATGCCGCGGAGAAGTATGTCACGACGCTGAATGAGTTCGGTATTCGCGAAGCGGAATGGTATCTGTGCGCCAAAGACAGTAAGCGACCCTGTTTGATGGAGCCCTATCTGTATGAAGTCACACCGGGTCATAACGCCTTGATGACTTCGCTGACGGTACCTGTAATGAAAGATGGGAAATTTACCGGATTAGTGGGCGCCGATCTTAACCTGCCTATATTTCAAAAATTGATAAAAGAGCTATCGGGGGAACTGTATCAAGGCAAGGCTAAGGTGACACTACTGAGCAGCAAGGGGTTAATCGTTGCGGCGAGTCACTATGACAAGATGGCGAGACCAGTAAAGGAGGCGATGAGTGCCGATCTGGCCGGGCAATTGCGGAATCTCCACAAGGGGGAGAGGTATTTCGAAAATGACGTTGAGATCGCGGTCGCCTATCCCATCGATATTCCGCTGTCTGGCAGTACCTGGTCGCTGGTGATTGAGGTACCCAGAGAGGAGGCATTTAAGACCGCCATGGCGCTTAATGATCAGATGCAGGCGATGGCCCAATCATTGGGAAGTCTGCAGCTCACATTAGGCGCGGTCGTGTCTGTTATTGCCGTTTTCAGTATCTGGCTGGTGATCCGCAGCATCATATCACCACTGAGGATGATCCAATCCAGAGTCGAAAACCTTGCCAGTGCGGAGGGGGACTTGACTCAATCTATCGAGGTCGAGTCACATGCCGAATTGATAGCCTTAGGCAAAGGGTTTAATGCATTTCTCACTAAACTCAGGTTATTAATCGTCGAGCTAAAACAGTTGGCAAGCCAGTCACAACAGGAAAGCCTGACCGTTGCAAATATTGCGCAGCAAACCCGAGACAGTGTCAATGGTCAATACGGTGAGATTGAAAGTGTGGTTACTGCGGTGAATCAGATGAGCGCTACGGCACTGGAAGTGGCTAAAGCCTCGGAGCAGACCGCGATGGAAACCGATGCGATGTCGCAGAATGTGAAGCAGAGTGAGCATAGCCTGATGACGGCCATGGAGTGTGTGACCACTATGTCTGAAGAGTCTCTACAGGCTAAAGAGGCGGTAGGTCGAGTCTCTACAAGCAGCGATAATATCAGCTCAATCGTTGAGGTTATCCGCTCAATCGCTGAACAGACAAACTTACTCGCACTTAATGCCGCCATCGAGGCCGCCAGAGCCGGCGAACAGGGACGGGGCTTCGCGGTAGTTGCCGACGAAGTGAGAGCCTTGGCGTCGAAGACACAGACATCGACAGACGACATTACTCAGTTGATCAGCTCGTTGCAGATGGAGGTGAGTAGTGCCTCTGATGTGATAGACAGTGGTGCAGTAAAAGCCCAGCAGGCCGTGGCTCAAACAGAGGAGGCGCTGGCTTCGATCAACGCCATGGTGGCACAGATAGATGAGGTCTCGAGCCAGGTTACCCATATCGCCACTGCAGCTGAGGAGCAAAGTGCCGTCACCGAAGAGGTGAATAAGAATATAACCGGGATCTCTGATTCCGCATCCGATCTCGCCAGGCTTGCCGGTGAAGCGCTGGATAGCAGTACTAATCTGGCCGATTTAGTGAAGTCACAGCATGAGCAGCTGGGTCGATTGAAGACTTAA